A single region of the Latilactobacillus curvatus JCM 1096 = DSM 20019 genome encodes:
- a CDS encoding helix-hairpin-helix domain-containing protein, translating into MWRDYWQRYRRFWWVPCLVIILLGGGVFWQHSRQQRFLSTNQQLMAQSTKRKVKAKPVKQKKSVSKGGFVDIKGAVAHPGIYPICVAKTRLFEVLKQAGDVTEAADTSQLNLAQTLSDQLIIYVPTKGEAVQAEELVKAADEPQAATDNQAGAGPISTDAKINLNQADATQLQTLNGIGPKKAEQIIAYRDEQGQFKQIEDLQKVGGIGPKTFEQLRPQICVN; encoded by the coding sequence ATGTGGCGCGACTATTGGCAACGGTATCGTCGATTCTGGTGGGTACCTTGTTTGGTGATAATTTTACTTGGTGGTGGTGTGTTTTGGCAGCATAGTCGGCAACAACGTTTTCTATCAACCAATCAACAATTGATGGCGCAATCAACTAAGCGAAAAGTGAAGGCAAAACCCGTCAAACAGAAGAAAAGCGTCTCAAAAGGTGGGTTTGTCGATATCAAAGGCGCTGTGGCACATCCAGGGATTTATCCGATTTGTGTTGCAAAGACGCGTTTATTTGAGGTGCTGAAACAAGCGGGGGATGTGACCGAAGCAGCGGATACGAGTCAGTTGAACTTAGCGCAAACATTGAGTGACCAACTTATTATCTATGTGCCAACTAAGGGAGAAGCGGTGCAAGCCGAAGAATTAGTGAAAGCGGCAGACGAGCCACAGGCTGCGACTGACAATCAAGCGGGAGCCGGTCCGATATCAACTGATGCTAAAATCAACCTAAACCAAGCGGATGCGACACAATTGCAAACGCTAAATGGCATCGGTCCTAAAAAAGCTGAACAAATAATTGCATATCGGGATGAGCAAGGGCAGTTTAAACAAATCGAAGATCTTCAAAAAGTTGGGGGAATTGGGCCGAAAACGTTTGAACAATTACGGCCACAAATTTGTGTTAATTAG